Proteins from one Hoplias malabaricus isolate fHopMal1 chromosome 2, fHopMal1.hap1, whole genome shotgun sequence genomic window:
- the LOC136687613 gene encoding CMRF35-like molecule 7, which yields MKLRVLCCLLFVVVRDAWSVVKLRGRVDGNLNISCYHSWASTNIKYLCRSNCRDKDILIRSAGVGKTARKGRYSLYDRGAGHFIVTIGGLWMSDSGRYWCGVERLGLDTFHEVFITVLDAPQTRKPPPTYTAENGILSTGRHSYIPVGVIALLLIVVLPLGLHYKRENACNRLRACFSSMSQKSTRSGINPDHAVTTPGDHSPCEDCPDYQNLETSIIQSNPVYQAIHTPAIQSDLLYDNLISTTSQLH from the exons ATGAAGCTCCGTGTGCTTTGCTGTCTCCTTTTTG TTGTTGTGAGGGACGCTTGGTCAGTTGTGAAGCTGCGAGGAAGAGTGGATGGAAATCTGAACATCAGCTGCTATCACTCATGGGCCAGTACCAACATCAAGTACCTGTGCAGGTCAAACTGCAGGGATAAAGATATTCTGATCAGATCTGCGGGTGTGGGAAAAACAGCCCGGAAAGGACGCTACTCGCTGTATGACAGAGGAGCCGGACACTTCATTGTCACCATCGGAGGGCTCTGGATGTCAGACTCAGGAAGGTACTGGTGTGGGGTGGAGAGGTTAGGCTTGGACACCTTTCATGAAGTCTTCATTACAGTTTTGGATG ctccacagaccaGAAAACCACCTCCAACATATACAGCTGAAAACGGGATCTTGTctacag GTCGGCACAGCTACATTCCAGTAGGTGTGATTGCTTTACTGCTCATTGTAGTTCTGCCTTTGGGACTTCACTATAAAAGAGAGAATGCCTGCAATAGATTAAGAG CTTGCTTCTCTTCCATGTCTCAGAAGTCAACTCGCAGTGGG ATCAACCCTGACCATGCAGTGACCACACCTGGAGACCACAGCCCATGTGAGGACTGTCCAGACTACCAGAACCTGGAGACCAGCATCATCCAATCAAATCCTGTCTACCAAGCCATACACACCCCTGCTATCCAATCAGATCTCTTATATGACAATCTTATCTCTACCACAAGCCAATTACACTGA
- the LOC136677726 gene encoding B-cell receptor CD22-like, with product MRSDKTVSDFSVMSFRIAPPTSLVFLLLINGGVAQSGWGVDYSPKSICALKGSTVTMGCTYTYPWSHSVQRDFWTKQWPVNGTEPPDLLNDPEYRDRVQFTGDKQHNSTLRLRDVTEKDQSKYYFRFITDQTGGKWQGLNGVDLSVTVLQVEVPETVTEGDNVTLTCKTSCSLTDSPTFTWYKNGHGLSSRTDQLHLQSVSREDKGRYHCAVQGLKSPEVTLNVRYGPQSVSVSIRPSGEIVKGSSVTLTCSSDANPPVQNYTWFKEGETSPVGSGWNYSFILNSCGWYYCFTQNELGSKNSSAVYLTFKGLSMVVIYIIAGAVAVCLGIFLIIAIVCIIRRKRRNRSSEEPKSNQENLCSCVATNATIHNPTTESLNQENILYATVDQCGLNNKRSKQSPVISSSGPEGETEYGNIQHCRSKVKTTEGDDVHYASIRFAPAAPAHSSVDIKDPSVIYSSVS from the exons ATGAGGAGTGACAAGACTGTGTCTG ACTTTAGTGTGATGTCATTCCGAATAGCTCCTCCCACTTCTCTGGTATTTCTGCTCCTCATTAATG gaggTGTTGCTCAGAGTGGGTGGGGTGTGGATTACAGCCCTAAATCTATCTGTGCTCTAAAGGGGTCTACAGTGACGATGGGCTGCACTTACACATATCCATGGAGTCACTCAGTCCAAAGAGATTTCTGGACCAAACAGTGGCCTGTAAATGGTACAGAACCTCCTGATCTGTTAAATGACCCAGAGTACAGAGACAGGGTTCAGTTCACTggagataaacaacacaacaGCACCCTCAGACTGAGAGATGTGACAGAAAAGGACCAGAGTAAATACTACTTCAGATTTATAACAGATCAGACTGGAGGAAAGTGGCAAGGTCTAAATGGAGTTGATCTCTCTGTCACAG TTCTGCAGGTGGAGGTTCCTGAGACAGTGACAGAGGGAGATAATGTCACTCTCACATGTAAAACCTCCTGCAGTCTGACTGACAGTCCAACATTCACCTGGTACAAAAATGGACATGGTTTATCCTCCAGAACTGACCAGCTCCACCTGCAGTCGGTCAGCAGGGAGGATAAAGGCAGATATCACTGTGCTGTACAGGGTCTGAAGTCTCCTGAGGTCACTCTGAATGTCAGAT ATGGCCCACAAAGTGTCTCAGTATCCATCCGTCCCTCTGGTGAAATAGTGAAGGGtagttcagtgactctgacctgcagcagtgatgctaatccacctgtgcagaactacacctggtttAAAGAAGGTGAAACTTCACCTGTAGGATCTGGATGGAATTACAGCTTTATACTGAACAGCTGTGGATGGTACTACTGTTTCACTCAGAATGAGCTTGGATCTAAAAATTCATCTGCAGTGTATCTCACATTCAAGG GTTTGTCAATGGTTGTTATCTATATCATTGCTGGGGCTGTGGCTGTGTGTCTTGGCATTTTCCTTATCATTGCCATTGTGTGTATAATAAG gagaaagagaagaaatcGTTCATCTGAAGAACCCAAGTCTAATCAG GAAAACCTCTGTAGCTGCGTGGCAACTAATGCTACAATACATAATCCAACTACAGAGTCGCTAAATCAGGAAAATATTCTTTATGCCACCGTTGACCAGTGTGGTCTAAACAACAAGAGGAGCAAACAGAGCCCTGTTATTTCCTCCTCTGGGCCTGAGGGGGAGACTGAGTATGGGAACATCCAGCACTGCCGCAGTAAAGTGAAGACGACTGAAGGGGATGATGTTCACTATGCTAGTATCAGATTTGCTCCTGCTGCTCCAGCCCACAG CTCTGTAGACATCAAGGACCCCTCTGTGATCTACAGCAGTGTGAGTTAA